A single genomic interval of Pan paniscus chromosome 18, NHGRI_mPanPan1-v2.0_pri, whole genome shotgun sequence harbors:
- the RHBDL1 gene encoding rhomboid-related protein 1 isoform X3, translating to MDRSSLLQLIQEQLDPENTGFIGADTFAGLVHSHELPLDPAKLDMLVALAQSNEQGQVCYQELVDLISSKRSSSFKRAIANGQRALPRDGLLDEPGLGVYKRFVRYVAYEILPCEVDRRWYFYRHRSCPPPVFMASVTLAQIIVFLCYGARLNKWVLQTYHPEYMKSPLVYHPGHRARAWRFLTYMFMHVGLEQLGFNALLQLMIGVPLEMVHGLLRISLLYLAGVLAGEAGAHPRPLPWPAAPSPAACSHRLPNRLHHRHAGPGGGRLRRGLRPVLGTPGQRCHELGWDEMSLQVAEDGAGLGVHELRGGPGRVAALLPAAARLGPPAQLHGAPGRRGGGGEHGPDHPAELRGAPAGPVRLVGGAAGLRHLPALRRLLERLRLRPAGRPHPPTALTGYLRLHRPGLGHVVAAHQGPSRLPFVNGRLRAAMPLGCGWPQRRPCPSHPPPTPRTCGLSLFG from the exons ATGGACAGGAGCTCGCTGCTGCAGCTCATCCAGGAGCAG CTGGACCCCGAGAACACAGGCTTCATCGGTGCGGACACCTTCGCTGGCCTGGTGCACAGCCATGAGCTGCCCCTGGACCCGGCCAAGCTGGACATGCTGGTGGCCCTGGCTCAGAGCAACGAGCAGGGCCAGGTCTGCTACCAGGAGCTGGTGGACCTG ATCAGCAGCAAGCGCTCCAGCAGTTTCAAGCGGGCCATTGCTAATGGACAGCGGGCACTGCCCCGGGACGGGCTGCTGGATGAGCCAGGCCTAGGTGTCTACAAGCGGTTTGTGCGTTACGTGGCCTACGAGATCCTGCCTTGTGAGGTGGACCGCCGCTGGTACTTCTACCGTCACCGCAGCTGCCCACCCCCCGTGTTCATGGCCTCGGTCACTCTTGCCCAG ATCATCGTGTTCCTGTGTTACGGGGCCCGCCTCAACAAGTGGGTGCTGCAGACCTACCACCCCGAGTACATGAAGAGCCCCCTTGTGTACCACCCCGGGCACCGTGCCCGCGCCTGGCGCTTCCTCACCTACATGTTCATGCACGTTGG gctggagcagctggggttCAACGCCCTCCTGCAGCTGATGATCGGGGTGCCCCTGGAGATGGTGCACGGCCTGCTCCGCATCAGCCTGCTCTACCTGGCAGGCGTGCTGGCAGGTGAGGCAGGCGCGCACCCCCGCCCCCTGCCCTGGCCGGCTGCACCCTCACCCGCCGCTTGCTCACACAGGCTCCCTAACCGTCTCCATCACCGACATGCGGGCCCCGGTGGTGGGAGGCTCCGGCGGGGTCTACGCCCTGTGCTCGGCACACCTGGCCAACGTTGTCATG AACTGGGCTGGGATGAGATGTCCCTACAAGTTGCTGAGGATGGTGCTGGCCTTGGTGTGCA TGAGCTCCGAGGTGGGCCGGGCCGTGTGGCTGCGCTTCTCCCCGCCGCTGCCCGCCTCGGGCCCCCAGCCCAGCTTCATGGCGCACCTGGCAGGCGCGGTGGTGGGGGTGAGCATGGGCCTGACCATCCTGCGGAGCTACGAGGAGCGCCTGCGGGACCAGTGCGGCTGGTGGGTGGTGCTGCTGGCCTACGGCACCTTCCTGCTCTTCGCCGTCTTCTGGAACGTCTTCGCCTACGACCTGCTGGGCGCCCACATCCCCCCACCGCCCTGACCGGCTACCTGAGGCTGCACAGGCCAGGGCTCGGGCATGTGGTGGCTGCCCACCAGGGGCCTTCACGTCTGCCCTTTGTGAACGGACGTCTCAGGGCTGCTATGCCCCTTGGGTGTGGGTGGCCTCAAAGGAGACCCTGTCCCAGCCACCCACCCCCCACTCCCAGGACTTGCGGTCTGAGCCTTTTtggataa
- the RHBDL1 gene encoding rhomboid-related protein 1 isoform X2, which produces MDRSSLLQLIQEQQLDPENTGFIGADTFAGLVHSHELPLDPAKLDMLVALAQSNEQGQVCYQELVDLISSKRSSSFKRAIANGQRALPRDGLLDEPGLGVYKRFVRYVAYEILPCEVDRRWYFYRHRSCPPPVFMASVTLAQIIVFLCYGARLNKWVLQTYHPEYMKSPLVYHPGHRARAWRFLTYMFMHVGLEQLGFNALLQLMIGVPLEMVHGLLRISLLYLAGVLAGEAGAHPRPLPWPAAPSPAACSHRLPNRLHHRHAGPGGGRLRRGLRPVLGTPGQRCHELGWDEMSLQVAEDGAGLGVHELRGGPGRVAALLPAAARLGPPAQLHGAPGRRGGGGEHGPDHPAELRGAPAGPVRLVGGAAGLRHLPALRRLLERLRLRPAGRPHPPTALTGYLRLHRPGLGHVVAAHQGPSRLPFVNGRLRAAMPLGCGWPQRRPCPSHPPPTPRTCGLSLFG; this is translated from the exons ATGGACAGGAGCTCGCTGCTGCAGCTCATCCAGGAGCAG CAGCTGGACCCCGAGAACACAGGCTTCATCGGTGCGGACACCTTCGCTGGCCTGGTGCACAGCCATGAGCTGCCCCTGGACCCGGCCAAGCTGGACATGCTGGTGGCCCTGGCTCAGAGCAACGAGCAGGGCCAGGTCTGCTACCAGGAGCTGGTGGACCTG ATCAGCAGCAAGCGCTCCAGCAGTTTCAAGCGGGCCATTGCTAATGGACAGCGGGCACTGCCCCGGGACGGGCTGCTGGATGAGCCAGGCCTAGGTGTCTACAAGCGGTTTGTGCGTTACGTGGCCTACGAGATCCTGCCTTGTGAGGTGGACCGCCGCTGGTACTTCTACCGTCACCGCAGCTGCCCACCCCCCGTGTTCATGGCCTCGGTCACTCTTGCCCAG ATCATCGTGTTCCTGTGTTACGGGGCCCGCCTCAACAAGTGGGTGCTGCAGACCTACCACCCCGAGTACATGAAGAGCCCCCTTGTGTACCACCCCGGGCACCGTGCCCGCGCCTGGCGCTTCCTCACCTACATGTTCATGCACGTTGG gctggagcagctggggttCAACGCCCTCCTGCAGCTGATGATCGGGGTGCCCCTGGAGATGGTGCACGGCCTGCTCCGCATCAGCCTGCTCTACCTGGCAGGCGTGCTGGCAGGTGAGGCAGGCGCGCACCCCCGCCCCCTGCCCTGGCCGGCTGCACCCTCACCCGCCGCTTGCTCACACAGGCTCCCTAACCGTCTCCATCACCGACATGCGGGCCCCGGTGGTGGGAGGCTCCGGCGGGGTCTACGCCCTGTGCTCGGCACACCTGGCCAACGTTGTCATG AACTGGGCTGGGATGAGATGTCCCTACAAGTTGCTGAGGATGGTGCTGGCCTTGGTGTGCA TGAGCTCCGAGGTGGGCCGGGCCGTGTGGCTGCGCTTCTCCCCGCCGCTGCCCGCCTCGGGCCCCCAGCCCAGCTTCATGGCGCACCTGGCAGGCGCGGTGGTGGGGGTGAGCATGGGCCTGACCATCCTGCGGAGCTACGAGGAGCGCCTGCGGGACCAGTGCGGCTGGTGGGTGGTGCTGCTGGCCTACGGCACCTTCCTGCTCTTCGCCGTCTTCTGGAACGTCTTCGCCTACGACCTGCTGGGCGCCCACATCCCCCCACCGCCCTGACCGGCTACCTGAGGCTGCACAGGCCAGGGCTCGGGCATGTGGTGGCTGCCCACCAGGGGCCTTCACGTCTGCCCTTTGTGAACGGACGTCTCAGGGCTGCTATGCCCCTTGGGTGTGGGTGGCCTCAAAGGAGACCCTGTCCCAGCCACCCACCCCCCACTCCCAGGACTTGCGGTCTGAGCCTTTTtggataa
- the RHBDL1 gene encoding rhomboid-related protein 1 isoform X7 translates to MDRSSLLQLIQEQLDPENTGFIGADTFAGLVHSHELPLDPAKLDMLVALAQSNEQGQVCYQELVDLISSKRSSSFKRAIANGQRALPRDGLLDEPGLGVYKRFVRYVAYEILPCEVDRRWYFYRHRSCPPPVFMASVTLAQIIVFLCYGARLNKWVLQTYHPEYMKSPLVYHPGHRARAWRFLTYMFMHVGLEQLGFNALLQLMIGVPLEMVHGLLRISLLYLAGVLAGSLTVSITDMRAPVVGGSGGVYALCSAHLANVVMNWAGMRCPYKLLRMVLALVCMSSEVGRAVWLRFSPPLPASGPQPSFMAHLAGAVVGVSMGLTILRSYEERLRDQCGWWVVLLAYGTFLLFAVFWNVFAYDLLGAHIPPPP, encoded by the exons ATGGACAGGAGCTCGCTGCTGCAGCTCATCCAGGAGCAG CTGGACCCCGAGAACACAGGCTTCATCGGTGCGGACACCTTCGCTGGCCTGGTGCACAGCCATGAGCTGCCCCTGGACCCGGCCAAGCTGGACATGCTGGTGGCCCTGGCTCAGAGCAACGAGCAGGGCCAGGTCTGCTACCAGGAGCTGGTGGACCTG ATCAGCAGCAAGCGCTCCAGCAGTTTCAAGCGGGCCATTGCTAATGGACAGCGGGCACTGCCCCGGGACGGGCTGCTGGATGAGCCAGGCCTAGGTGTCTACAAGCGGTTTGTGCGTTACGTGGCCTACGAGATCCTGCCTTGTGAGGTGGACCGCCGCTGGTACTTCTACCGTCACCGCAGCTGCCCACCCCCCGTGTTCATGGCCTCGGTCACTCTTGCCCAG ATCATCGTGTTCCTGTGTTACGGGGCCCGCCTCAACAAGTGGGTGCTGCAGACCTACCACCCCGAGTACATGAAGAGCCCCCTTGTGTACCACCCCGGGCACCGTGCCCGCGCCTGGCGCTTCCTCACCTACATGTTCATGCACGTTGG gctggagcagctggggttCAACGCCCTCCTGCAGCTGATGATCGGGGTGCCCCTGGAGATGGTGCACGGCCTGCTCCGCATCAGCCTGCTCTACCTGGCAGGCGTGCTGGCAG GCTCCCTAACCGTCTCCATCACCGACATGCGGGCCCCGGTGGTGGGAGGCTCCGGCGGGGTCTACGCCCTGTGCTCGGCACACCTGGCCAACGTTGTCATG AACTGGGCTGGGATGAGATGTCCCTACAAGTTGCTGAGGATGGTGCTGGCCTTGGTGTGCA TGAGCTCCGAGGTGGGCCGGGCCGTGTGGCTGCGCTTCTCCCCGCCGCTGCCCGCCTCGGGCCCCCAGCCCAGCTTCATGGCGCACCTGGCAGGCGCGGTGGTGGGGGTGAGCATGGGCCTGACCATCCTGCGGAGCTACGAGGAGCGCCTGCGGGACCAGTGCGGCTGGTGGGTGGTGCTGCTGGCCTACGGCACCTTCCTGCTCTTCGCCGTCTTCTGGAACGTCTTCGCCTACGACCTGCTGGGCGCCCACATCCCCCCACCGCCCTGA
- the RHBDL1 gene encoding rhomboid-related protein 1 isoform X8, which translates to MDRSSLLQLIQEQQLDPENTGFIGADTFAGLVHSHELPLDPAKLDMLVALAQSNEQGQVCYQELVDLIIVFLCYGARLNKWVLQTYHPEYMKSPLVYHPGHRARAWRFLTYMFMHVGLEQLGFNALLQLMIGVPLEMVHGLLRISLLYLAGVLAGSLTVSITDMRAPVVGGSGGVYALCSAHLANVVMNWAGMRCPYKLLRMVLALVCMSSEVGRAVWLRFSPPLPASGPQPSFMAHLAGAVVGVSMGLTILRSYEERLRDQCGWWVVLLAYGTFLLFAVFWNVFAYDLLGAHIPPPP; encoded by the exons ATGGACAGGAGCTCGCTGCTGCAGCTCATCCAGGAGCAG CAGCTGGACCCCGAGAACACAGGCTTCATCGGTGCGGACACCTTCGCTGGCCTGGTGCACAGCCATGAGCTGCCCCTGGACCCGGCCAAGCTGGACATGCTGGTGGCCCTGGCTCAGAGCAACGAGCAGGGCCAGGTCTGCTACCAGGAGCTGGTGGACCTG ATCATCGTGTTCCTGTGTTACGGGGCCCGCCTCAACAAGTGGGTGCTGCAGACCTACCACCCCGAGTACATGAAGAGCCCCCTTGTGTACCACCCCGGGCACCGTGCCCGCGCCTGGCGCTTCCTCACCTACATGTTCATGCACGTTGG gctggagcagctggggttCAACGCCCTCCTGCAGCTGATGATCGGGGTGCCCCTGGAGATGGTGCACGGCCTGCTCCGCATCAGCCTGCTCTACCTGGCAGGCGTGCTGGCAG GCTCCCTAACCGTCTCCATCACCGACATGCGGGCCCCGGTGGTGGGAGGCTCCGGCGGGGTCTACGCCCTGTGCTCGGCACACCTGGCCAACGTTGTCATG AACTGGGCTGGGATGAGATGTCCCTACAAGTTGCTGAGGATGGTGCTGGCCTTGGTGTGCA TGAGCTCCGAGGTGGGCCGGGCCGTGTGGCTGCGCTTCTCCCCGCCGCTGCCCGCCTCGGGCCCCCAGCCCAGCTTCATGGCGCACCTGGCAGGCGCGGTGGTGGGGGTGAGCATGGGCCTGACCATCCTGCGGAGCTACGAGGAGCGCCTGCGGGACCAGTGCGGCTGGTGGGTGGTGCTGCTGGCCTACGGCACCTTCCTGCTCTTCGCCGTCTTCTGGAACGTCTTCGCCTACGACCTGCTGGGCGCCCACATCCCCCCACCGCCCTGA
- the RHBDL1 gene encoding rhomboid-related protein 1 isoform X6 produces MDRSSLLQLIQEQQLDPENTGFIGADTFAGLVHSHELPLDPAKLDMLVALAQSNEQGQVCYQELVDLISSKRSSSFKRAIANGQRALPRDGLLDEPGLGVYKRFVRYVAYEILPCEVDRRWYFYRHRSCPPPVFMASVTLAQIIVFLCYGARLNKWVLQTYHPEYMKSPLVYHPGHRARAWRFLTYMFMHVGLEQLGFNALLQLMIGVPLEMVHGLLRISLLYLAGVLAGSLTVSITDMRAPVVGGSGGVYALCSAHLANVVMNWAGMRCPYKLLRMVLALVCMSSEVGRAVWLRFSPPLPASGPQPSFMAHLAGAVVGVSMGLTILRSYEERLRDQCGWWVVLLAYGTFLLFAVFWNVFAYDLLGAHIPPPP; encoded by the exons ATGGACAGGAGCTCGCTGCTGCAGCTCATCCAGGAGCAG CAGCTGGACCCCGAGAACACAGGCTTCATCGGTGCGGACACCTTCGCTGGCCTGGTGCACAGCCATGAGCTGCCCCTGGACCCGGCCAAGCTGGACATGCTGGTGGCCCTGGCTCAGAGCAACGAGCAGGGCCAGGTCTGCTACCAGGAGCTGGTGGACCTG ATCAGCAGCAAGCGCTCCAGCAGTTTCAAGCGGGCCATTGCTAATGGACAGCGGGCACTGCCCCGGGACGGGCTGCTGGATGAGCCAGGCCTAGGTGTCTACAAGCGGTTTGTGCGTTACGTGGCCTACGAGATCCTGCCTTGTGAGGTGGACCGCCGCTGGTACTTCTACCGTCACCGCAGCTGCCCACCCCCCGTGTTCATGGCCTCGGTCACTCTTGCCCAG ATCATCGTGTTCCTGTGTTACGGGGCCCGCCTCAACAAGTGGGTGCTGCAGACCTACCACCCCGAGTACATGAAGAGCCCCCTTGTGTACCACCCCGGGCACCGTGCCCGCGCCTGGCGCTTCCTCACCTACATGTTCATGCACGTTGG gctggagcagctggggttCAACGCCCTCCTGCAGCTGATGATCGGGGTGCCCCTGGAGATGGTGCACGGCCTGCTCCGCATCAGCCTGCTCTACCTGGCAGGCGTGCTGGCAG GCTCCCTAACCGTCTCCATCACCGACATGCGGGCCCCGGTGGTGGGAGGCTCCGGCGGGGTCTACGCCCTGTGCTCGGCACACCTGGCCAACGTTGTCATG AACTGGGCTGGGATGAGATGTCCCTACAAGTTGCTGAGGATGGTGCTGGCCTTGGTGTGCA TGAGCTCCGAGGTGGGCCGGGCCGTGTGGCTGCGCTTCTCCCCGCCGCTGCCCGCCTCGGGCCCCCAGCCCAGCTTCATGGCGCACCTGGCAGGCGCGGTGGTGGGGGTGAGCATGGGCCTGACCATCCTGCGGAGCTACGAGGAGCGCCTGCGGGACCAGTGCGGCTGGTGGGTGGTGCTGCTGGCCTACGGCACCTTCCTGCTCTTCGCCGTCTTCTGGAACGTCTTCGCCTACGACCTGCTGGGCGCCCACATCCCCCCACCGCCCTGA
- the RHBDL1 gene encoding rhomboid-related protein 1 isoform X4, with the protein MGRVEDGGTTEELEDWDPGTSALPAPGIKQGPREQTGTGPLSQKCWEPEPDAPSQPGPALWSRGRARTQALAGGSSLQQLDPENTGFIGADTFAGLVHSHELPLDPAKLDMLVALAQSNEQGQVCYQELVDLIIVFLCYGARLNKWVLQTYHPEYMKSPLVYHPGHRARAWRFLTYMFMHVGLEQLGFNALLQLMIGVPLEMVHGLLRISLLYLAGVLAGEAGAHPRPLPWPAAPSPAACSHRLPNRLHHRHAGPGGGRLRRGLRPVLGTPGQRCHELGWDEMSLQVAEDGAGLGVHELRGGPGRVAALLPAAARLGPPAQLHGAPGRRGGGGEHGPDHPAELRGAPAGPVRLVGGAAGLRHLPALRRLLERLRLRPAGRPHPPTALTGYLRLHRPGLGHVVAAHQGPSRLPFVNGRLRAAMPLGCGWPQRRPCPSHPPPTPRTCGLSLFG; encoded by the exons ATGGGTAGGGTGGAAGACGGGGGAACAACTGAGGAGCTGGAGGACTGGGACCCAGGCACCAGTGCCCTGCcagctcctgggatcaagcagggTCCCAGGGAACAGACAGGCACGGGGCCCCtgtcccaaaagtgctgggagccTGAGCCTGATGCTCCCAGCCAGCCTGGCCCAGCCCTTTGGTCCAGGGGTCGGGCCCGCACTCAGGCCTTGGCCGGCGGCTCCTCACTGCAGCAGCTGGACCCCGAGAACACAGGCTTCATCGGTGCGGACACCTTCGCTGGCCTGGTGCACAGCCATGAGCTGCCCCTGGACCCGGCCAAGCTGGACATGCTGGTGGCCCTGGCTCAGAGCAACGAGCAGGGCCAGGTCTGCTACCAGGAGCTGGTGGACCTG ATCATCGTGTTCCTGTGTTACGGGGCCCGCCTCAACAAGTGGGTGCTGCAGACCTACCACCCCGAGTACATGAAGAGCCCCCTTGTGTACCACCCCGGGCACCGTGCCCGCGCCTGGCGCTTCCTCACCTACATGTTCATGCACGTTGG gctggagcagctggggttCAACGCCCTCCTGCAGCTGATGATCGGGGTGCCCCTGGAGATGGTGCACGGCCTGCTCCGCATCAGCCTGCTCTACCTGGCAGGCGTGCTGGCAGGTGAGGCAGGCGCGCACCCCCGCCCCCTGCCCTGGCCGGCTGCACCCTCACCCGCCGCTTGCTCACACAGGCTCCCTAACCGTCTCCATCACCGACATGCGGGCCCCGGTGGTGGGAGGCTCCGGCGGGGTCTACGCCCTGTGCTCGGCACACCTGGCCAACGTTGTCATG AACTGGGCTGGGATGAGATGTCCCTACAAGTTGCTGAGGATGGTGCTGGCCTTGGTGTGCA TGAGCTCCGAGGTGGGCCGGGCCGTGTGGCTGCGCTTCTCCCCGCCGCTGCCCGCCTCGGGCCCCCAGCCCAGCTTCATGGCGCACCTGGCAGGCGCGGTGGTGGGGGTGAGCATGGGCCTGACCATCCTGCGGAGCTACGAGGAGCGCCTGCGGGACCAGTGCGGCTGGTGGGTGGTGCTGCTGGCCTACGGCACCTTCCTGCTCTTCGCCGTCTTCTGGAACGTCTTCGCCTACGACCTGCTGGGCGCCCACATCCCCCCACCGCCCTGACCGGCTACCTGAGGCTGCACAGGCCAGGGCTCGGGCATGTGGTGGCTGCCCACCAGGGGCCTTCACGTCTGCCCTTTGTGAACGGACGTCTCAGGGCTGCTATGCCCCTTGGGTGTGGGTGGCCTCAAAGGAGACCCTGTCCCAGCCACCCACCCCCCACTCCCAGGACTTGCGGTCTGAGCCTTTTtggataa
- the RHBDL1 gene encoding rhomboid-related protein 1 isoform X1 has product MGRVEDGGTTEELEDWDPGTSALPAPGIKQGPREQTGTGPLSQKCWEPEPDAPSQPGPALWSRGRARTQALAGGSSLQQLDPENTGFIGADTFAGLVHSHELPLDPAKLDMLVALAQSNEQGQVCYQELVDLISSKRSSSFKRAIANGQRALPRDGLLDEPGLGVYKRFVRYVAYEILPCEVDRRWYFYRHRSCPPPVFMASVTLAQIIVFLCYGARLNKWVLQTYHPEYMKSPLVYHPGHRARAWRFLTYMFMHVGLEQLGFNALLQLMIGVPLEMVHGLLRISLLYLAGVLAGEAGAHPRPLPWPAAPSPAACSHRLPNRLHHRHAGPGGGRLRRGLRPVLGTPGQRCHELGWDEMSLQVAEDGAGLGVHELRGGPGRVAALLPAAARLGPPAQLHGAPGRRGGGGEHGPDHPAELRGAPAGPVRLVGGAAGLRHLPALRRLLERLRLRPAGRPHPPTALTGYLRLHRPGLGHVVAAHQGPSRLPFVNGRLRAAMPLGCGWPQRRPCPSHPPPTPRTCGLSLFG; this is encoded by the exons ATGGGTAGGGTGGAAGACGGGGGAACAACTGAGGAGCTGGAGGACTGGGACCCAGGCACCAGTGCCCTGCcagctcctgggatcaagcagggTCCCAGGGAACAGACAGGCACGGGGCCCCtgtcccaaaagtgctgggagccTGAGCCTGATGCTCCCAGCCAGCCTGGCCCAGCCCTTTGGTCCAGGGGTCGGGCCCGCACTCAGGCCTTGGCCGGCGGCTCCTCACTGCAGCAGCTGGACCCCGAGAACACAGGCTTCATCGGTGCGGACACCTTCGCTGGCCTGGTGCACAGCCATGAGCTGCCCCTGGACCCGGCCAAGCTGGACATGCTGGTGGCCCTGGCTCAGAGCAACGAGCAGGGCCAGGTCTGCTACCAGGAGCTGGTGGACCTG ATCAGCAGCAAGCGCTCCAGCAGTTTCAAGCGGGCCATTGCTAATGGACAGCGGGCACTGCCCCGGGACGGGCTGCTGGATGAGCCAGGCCTAGGTGTCTACAAGCGGTTTGTGCGTTACGTGGCCTACGAGATCCTGCCTTGTGAGGTGGACCGCCGCTGGTACTTCTACCGTCACCGCAGCTGCCCACCCCCCGTGTTCATGGCCTCGGTCACTCTTGCCCAG ATCATCGTGTTCCTGTGTTACGGGGCCCGCCTCAACAAGTGGGTGCTGCAGACCTACCACCCCGAGTACATGAAGAGCCCCCTTGTGTACCACCCCGGGCACCGTGCCCGCGCCTGGCGCTTCCTCACCTACATGTTCATGCACGTTGG gctggagcagctggggttCAACGCCCTCCTGCAGCTGATGATCGGGGTGCCCCTGGAGATGGTGCACGGCCTGCTCCGCATCAGCCTGCTCTACCTGGCAGGCGTGCTGGCAGGTGAGGCAGGCGCGCACCCCCGCCCCCTGCCCTGGCCGGCTGCACCCTCACCCGCCGCTTGCTCACACAGGCTCCCTAACCGTCTCCATCACCGACATGCGGGCCCCGGTGGTGGGAGGCTCCGGCGGGGTCTACGCCCTGTGCTCGGCACACCTGGCCAACGTTGTCATG AACTGGGCTGGGATGAGATGTCCCTACAAGTTGCTGAGGATGGTGCTGGCCTTGGTGTGCA TGAGCTCCGAGGTGGGCCGGGCCGTGTGGCTGCGCTTCTCCCCGCCGCTGCCCGCCTCGGGCCCCCAGCCCAGCTTCATGGCGCACCTGGCAGGCGCGGTGGTGGGGGTGAGCATGGGCCTGACCATCCTGCGGAGCTACGAGGAGCGCCTGCGGGACCAGTGCGGCTGGTGGGTGGTGCTGCTGGCCTACGGCACCTTCCTGCTCTTCGCCGTCTTCTGGAACGTCTTCGCCTACGACCTGCTGGGCGCCCACATCCCCCCACCGCCCTGACCGGCTACCTGAGGCTGCACAGGCCAGGGCTCGGGCATGTGGTGGCTGCCCACCAGGGGCCTTCACGTCTGCCCTTTGTGAACGGACGTCTCAGGGCTGCTATGCCCCTTGGGTGTGGGTGGCCTCAAAGGAGACCCTGTCCCAGCCACCCACCCCCCACTCCCAGGACTTGCGGTCTGAGCCTTTTtggataa
- the RHBDL1 gene encoding rhomboid-related protein 1 isoform X5, whose product MGRVEDGGTTEELEDWDPGTSALPAPGIKQGPREQTGTGPLSQKCWEPEPDAPSQPGPALWSRGRARTQALAGGSSLQQLDPENTGFIGADTFAGLVHSHELPLDPAKLDMLVALAQSNEQGQVCYQELVDLISSKRSSSFKRAIANGQRALPRDGLLDEPGLGVYKRFVRYVAYEILPCEVDRRWYFYRHRSCPPPVFMASVTLAQIIVFLCYGARLNKWVLQTYHPEYMKSPLVYHPGHRARAWRFLTYMFMHVGLEQLGFNALLQLMIGVPLEMVHGLLRISLLYLAGVLAGSLTVSITDMRAPVVGGSGGVYALCSAHLANVVMNWAGMRCPYKLLRMVLALVCMSSEVGRAVWLRFSPPLPASGPQPSFMAHLAGAVVGVSMGLTILRSYEERLRDQCGWWVVLLAYGTFLLFAVFWNVFAYDLLGAHIPPPP is encoded by the exons ATGGGTAGGGTGGAAGACGGGGGAACAACTGAGGAGCTGGAGGACTGGGACCCAGGCACCAGTGCCCTGCcagctcctgggatcaagcagggTCCCAGGGAACAGACAGGCACGGGGCCCCtgtcccaaaagtgctgggagccTGAGCCTGATGCTCCCAGCCAGCCTGGCCCAGCCCTTTGGTCCAGGGGTCGGGCCCGCACTCAGGCCTTGGCCGGCGGCTCCTCACTGCAGCAGCTGGACCCCGAGAACACAGGCTTCATCGGTGCGGACACCTTCGCTGGCCTGGTGCACAGCCATGAGCTGCCCCTGGACCCGGCCAAGCTGGACATGCTGGTGGCCCTGGCTCAGAGCAACGAGCAGGGCCAGGTCTGCTACCAGGAGCTGGTGGACCTG ATCAGCAGCAAGCGCTCCAGCAGTTTCAAGCGGGCCATTGCTAATGGACAGCGGGCACTGCCCCGGGACGGGCTGCTGGATGAGCCAGGCCTAGGTGTCTACAAGCGGTTTGTGCGTTACGTGGCCTACGAGATCCTGCCTTGTGAGGTGGACCGCCGCTGGTACTTCTACCGTCACCGCAGCTGCCCACCCCCCGTGTTCATGGCCTCGGTCACTCTTGCCCAG ATCATCGTGTTCCTGTGTTACGGGGCCCGCCTCAACAAGTGGGTGCTGCAGACCTACCACCCCGAGTACATGAAGAGCCCCCTTGTGTACCACCCCGGGCACCGTGCCCGCGCCTGGCGCTTCCTCACCTACATGTTCATGCACGTTGG gctggagcagctggggttCAACGCCCTCCTGCAGCTGATGATCGGGGTGCCCCTGGAGATGGTGCACGGCCTGCTCCGCATCAGCCTGCTCTACCTGGCAGGCGTGCTGGCAG GCTCCCTAACCGTCTCCATCACCGACATGCGGGCCCCGGTGGTGGGAGGCTCCGGCGGGGTCTACGCCCTGTGCTCGGCACACCTGGCCAACGTTGTCATG AACTGGGCTGGGATGAGATGTCCCTACAAGTTGCTGAGGATGGTGCTGGCCTTGGTGTGCA TGAGCTCCGAGGTGGGCCGGGCCGTGTGGCTGCGCTTCTCCCCGCCGCTGCCCGCCTCGGGCCCCCAGCCCAGCTTCATGGCGCACCTGGCAGGCGCGGTGGTGGGGGTGAGCATGGGCCTGACCATCCTGCGGAGCTACGAGGAGCGCCTGCGGGACCAGTGCGGCTGGTGGGTGGTGCTGCTGGCCTACGGCACCTTCCTGCTCTTCGCCGTCTTCTGGAACGTCTTCGCCTACGACCTGCTGGGCGCCCACATCCCCCCACCGCCCTGA